One genomic region from Balaenoptera musculus isolate JJ_BM4_2016_0621 chromosome X, mBalMus1.pri.v3, whole genome shotgun sequence encodes:
- the GSPT2 gene encoding eukaryotic peptide chain release factor GTP-binding subunit ERF3B, translating to MDPGSSSSSDSAPDCWDQVDMEAPGLAPSGDRAASAAAAAAAEAQREPLSSAFSRQLNVNAKPFVPNVHAAEFVPSFLRGPCQPQTPPADAPGIDETCPGAGDPQGKRLGRGAPVEHSKEEQLVWHEGSNSAVTMELSEPVVENGEVEMVLEESWEHNKEVSEAEPGGSSLGDSGPPEESGQEMIEKEEIRKSKSVVVPSGAPKKEHVNVVFIGHVDAGKSTIGGQIMFLTGMVDKRTLEKYEREAKEKNRETWYLSWALDTNQEERDKGKTVEVGRAYFETEKKHFTILDAPGHKSFVPNMIGGASQADLAVLVISARKGEFETGFEKGGQTREHAMLAKTAGVKYLIVLINKMDDPTVNWSSERYEECKEKLVPFLKKVGFSPKKDIHFMPCSGLTGANIKEQSDFCPWYTGLPFIPYLDNMPNFNRSIDGPIRLPIVDKYKDMGTVVLGKLESGSIFKGQQLVMMPNKHNVEVLGILSDDAETDYVAPGENLKIRLKGIEEEEILPGFILCDPNNLCHSGRTFDVQIVIIEHKSIICPGYNAVLHIHTCIEEVEITALISLVDKKSGEKSKTRPRFVKQDQVCIARLRTAGTICLETFKDFPQMGRFTLRDEGKTIAIGKVLKLVPEKD from the coding sequence ATGGATccgggcagcagcagcagcagcgactCGGCTCCCGACTGCTGGGACCAGGTGGACATGGAAGCACCGGGTTTGGCCCCGAGCGGGGACCGAGCCGCCtcggcggctgcggcggcggcggccgaggcCCAGCGGGAGCCCCTCAGCTCGGCCTTCAGCCGACAGCTCAACGTCAACGCCAAACCCTTCGTGCCTAACGTCCACGCCGCGGAGTTCGTGCCGTCCTTCCTGCGGGGCCCGTGCCAGCCGCAGACCCCCCCGGCCGACGCCCCCGGCATCGATGAAACCTGCCCCGGCGCGGGCGACCCTCAAGGTAAAAGGCTGGGACGGGGGGCACCTGTGGAACATTCCAAAGAGGAACAGCTAGTGTGGCATGAAGGTTCCAATTCAGCCGTTACCATGGAACTTTCGGAACCTGTTGTAGAAAATGGAGAGGTGGAGATGGTCTTAGAAGAATCATGGGAGCACAATAAAGAAGTAAGTGAAGCTGAGCCAGGGGGTAGTTCCTTGGGAGATTCGGGGCCCCCAGAAGAAAGTGGCCAGGAAATGATTgagaaagaggaaatcagaaaatcgAAATCTGTGGTCGTACCCTCAGGTGCTCCTAAAAAAGAACACGTAAATGTGGTATTCATTGGGCATGTAGATGCCGGAAAGTCAACCATTGGAGGACAGATCATGTTTTTGACAGGAATGGTTGACAAAAGGACACTTGAGAAATATGAAAgagaagctaaagaaaaaaacagagaaacttGGTATTTGTCCTGGGCCTTAGATACAAATCAGGAAGAACGAGACAAGGGTAAAACAGTAGAAGTGGGTCGTGCCTattttgaaacagaaaagaaacatttcacaattttagATGCCCCTGGCCACAAGAGTTTTGTCCCAAATATGATTGGTGGTGCTTCTCAAGCTGATCTGGCTGTACTGGTAATCTCTGCCAGGAAAGGAGAGTTTGAGACTGGATTTGAAAAAGGTGGACAGACAAGAGAACATGCGATGTTGGCAAAAACAGCAGGGGTGAAATATTTAATAGTGCTTATTAATAAGATGGATGATCCCACAGTAAATTGGAGCAGCGAGAGATATGAAGAATGTAAAGAAAAGCTAGTGCCCTTTTTGAAGAAAGTTGGCTTCAGTCCCAAAAAGGACATTCACTTTATGCCCTGCTCAGGGCTTACCGGGGCAAATATTAAAGAGCAATCAGATTTCTGCCCTTGGTACACTGGATTACCATTCATTCCGTATTTGGATAATATGCCAAACTTCAACAGATCCATTGATGGACCAATTAGACTGCCAATTGTGGATAAGTACAAGGATATGGGCACTGTGGTCCTGGGAAAGCTGGAATCAGGATCCATTTTTAAAGGCCAGCAGCTTGTGATGATGCCAAATAAGCACAATGTGGAAGTTCTTGGAATACTTTCTGATGATGCTGAAACTGATTATGTAGCTCCAGGTGAAAACCTTAAAATCAGACTGAAGGGAATTGAAGAAGAAGAGATTCTTCCAGGATTCATACTCTGTGATCCTAATAATCTTTGCCATTCTGGACGCACATTTGATGTTCAGATAGTGATTATTGAGCACAAGTCCATCATCTGCCCAGGTTATAATGCGGTGCTGCACATTCATACTTGTATTGAGGAAGTTGAGATAACAGCCTTAATCTCCTTGGTAGAtaaaaaatcaggagaaaagaGTAAGACACGGCCCCGCTTCGTGAAACAAGATCAAGTGTGCATTGCCCGTTTAAGGACAGCAGGAACTATCTGCCTTGAGACATTCAAAGATTTTCCTCAAATGGGTCGTTTTACTTTAAGAGATGAGGGTAAGACCATTGCGATTGGAAAAGTTCTGAAACTGGTCCCAGAGAAGGACTAA